The sequence TTAGAGACAAAACCTACATTACCTTGTATTGCTAAAGTTGGTAATAATTCTGCATTGGCAAGTTCTTCATTAGCCACCATTGCCATTAAGCCATTCTCTGCAGATTTAATGTCTGGGCGTTGTCTTACCATATCTACAGGCAAAAGAGTTTGTAACTGAACAGGTACTCCTGGTAATTCTTTAACATCTAATAATGCAATTTTTAAACGTTCTGGATACTCACCAATAAAAACTTGGATTAAATTCACTTCTGCAATAACCTGAGCATTTAGTGTATGAATTGATGCATTTGTACTTGCATACATTGCCTCTGCTTGTAAAACATCTAATTTTGATGTTAATCCAGATTGAAACCTATCTCTTGCAAGGTCCAATGCTTTTAATTGTGCTTTGATATTTGATTCTGCTACAATAATCTGATTCTGATACATTCTAAGACGAACATAAGCTGAAGAAACCTCGCCAAGTACACTAACCATAACAGATTTCATGTCTTCTTGAGCTTGTTTATAGCTATAATTTGCAGCTTTAACTCCTTTACGAATTCTTCCAAATACATCAATTTCCCAATACATAGATACACCTGTATTGTAAATCATTGTGTTATCAGTATTGTCTGTTGGAGATATACCCACATTGCTAAAATTAGCAGAGGCATTTAACGCAACTGAAGGGTAATATGCAGCCTGACTTTGCTTATGTATTAACCTACCTTGTTCAATTCTTTGTACTGCAACTTTAATATTTAAGTTATTATCTACAGCTTTATTCACTAATTCATTAAGAATCGGATCATTAAAAATCTTCCACCAGTTGGCAACATTTTCTACAATGGCTAACGTGCTATCATTC is a genomic window of Flammeovirga pectinis containing:
- a CDS encoding TolC family protein → MKKIIYFLSLLLIPFVGYSQKAHSLDSIPESWNVETNDSTLAIVENVANWWKIFNDPILNELVNKAVDNNLNIKVAVQRIEQGRLIHKQSQAAYYPSVALNASANFSNVGISPTDNTDNTMIYNTGVSMYWEIDVFGRIRKGVKAANYSYKQAQEDMKSVMVSVLGEVSSAYVRLRMYQNQIIVAESNIKAQLKALDLARDRFQSGLTSKLDVLQAEAMYASTNASIHTLNAQVIAEVNLIQVFIGEYPERLKIALLDVKELPGVPVQLQTLLPVDMVRQRPDIKSAENGLMAMVANEELANAELLPTLAIQGNVGFVSNDASDWINSDGLAYYVGPKLSWNLFSGLYEKRNKQIAKVEMQQAQLNYQNTVLTAMKEVENSLSNIKELKGAMTWLDQTVSASEESVNLSIDQYQQGIIDYQPVLNSQQSLLLAQNEQVQTKGNLLGQIIALYQSLGGNWVE